CCCCTCGCCGCCGGTGACCGACTGCTTGGCGTCGGCCAGTTCCTCCGGCGAGATCGCCTTGGTGGCGCCGAACTCGAGCGCCGCCTCGCGTCGTGAGACGACCGGGTCGACGGCGACGATCTCGGCGGCGCCCTTGAGCCGGGCCCCCTGGATCGCCGAGATGCCGACACCGCCGCAGCCGATGACCGCGACCGACGAACCGGCCTCCACGTCGGCGGTGTTGAGAGCCGCGCCGAGGCCGGTGGTGACGCCGCAGCCGATGAGGGCGGCGATGTCGAAGGGCACGTCGTCCGGTATCGGCACGGCACAGCCCGCGTCGACGACGACCTCCTCGGCGAACGTACCGGTGCCCGCGAAGCCGAAGACGTCCCCGGCGGGCCGCTTGAAATTGGGCGTGCCAGCGTTCAGGAATCCGGCGAGGCAGAGGTGGGTCTGGCCGCGCTTGCAGGCGGGACAGGTGCCGCAGGCCGGGAGCCAGCACACGAGGACCCGGTCGCCGGGCTTCAAGTGGCCGACGCCTTCCCCGACTTCGACGACCTCACCGGCGCCCTCGTGGCCGGGGACGAACGGTCCCGGCTGCGGCAGCACCCCGGCCATGGCGGAGAGGTCCGAGTGGCACAGCCCGGTGGCCCGCACCCGGATCCTCACCCTGCCCGGCCCGAAGCCCACCGCCTCGACGTCGTCGAGCACGTCCAGCTTGTCCTGGCCGATCTCGTGCAGTACGGCTGCGCGCATGGTGCAGCTCCCCTCGGAAATATCAGAAGTACCTGTGATCCGCTGATTCGCTGCTCATGCGTGGTCGACGAGCGTGTCCGCGAGGACCGGGGCGTCGTCCCGCTCCACGGCCGTCACCGTCACCCGCACCGTCCGGTCGTCCGCCCGCCACATCCGGATGCGGAGCGTCTCGCCCGGGAAGACGACGCCCGCGAAGCGCGTCCCGTACGAGCGGACCCGGCCGACGTCCCCGCCGAGGACCGTGTCCACCACGGCCTTCAACGTCATCCCGTAGGTGCACAGCCCGTGCAGGATCGGCCGGTCGAACCCGGCGCGCCCGGCGAACTCCGGGTCGGCGTGCAGCGGGTTCCAGTCGCCGGAGAGGCGGTAGAGCAGCGCCTGGTCCTCGCGGACGGTCCGCTCCACCTCCTTGTCGGGCGCGGTCGTCGGCGGTTCCTGCCGGGCGGACGGGCCACGCTCCCCGCCCCAGCCGCCCTCTCCCCGTACGAAGATCTGCGCCTCGTTGACCCACAGCGGGCCCTCGGCGTCGGCGACCTCGGTCCGCATCACCAGGACGGCCGCCTTGCCCTTGTCGTACACCGCCGCCACGCGTGAGGTCGCCGTCGCCCGCCCCTCGACCGGGATCGGCCGTCGGAGCTCGACGCGTTGGCCGCCGTGCAGGACCTTGGCGAGGTCGACGTCGACGCCGGGTGCGTTCAGCCCGCCGATCACATCCGGCGAGCCGGCGCCCGCGACGGTCGCGAAGCTCGGCAGGACGTGCAGCCGCGACTCCAGTGTGTAGCGCAGTTCGTCGGGGTCGGTCGCGGGGGTGCCCGCGCCGATACCGAGGTGGTAGAGCAGGACGTCCTTCCGGGTCCACGCGATCTCGGCGGAACGGGGGTCTGCCGCGAGCGCCTTGGCTGCGTCGATGGGCATGGGGCTCCTGGGCGGTCCGGGGCGGGTGACTGGGCTGAGGAACCTCGGTACGACCGTCCGCACCAGCGGCCGCACCGAGGTCGTCACGGCCGACCCGGAACCCGCCCACCTAGAACGCGTTCCAGTCCGGCGACCCTCTGTATAGCCCAGCCTCGTGCACATGTGAAGGCTCCTGACAGTACGTCAGATCCTGACGGTGAGGAGAGAGGGAGGGGTCGGAGCCGGGGCCGCCTCAGGCTCAGCCGGTCACCTTCGCCGACTCGTACTCGGCCCCCTCCGGCGCCAGCGCCATGAACCAGCTCGCCAGGGCGCCCTTCGGGTGGACTAGGCGGGGGTTGGGAACTGCTGGCATTGGACTGCGTTCAAGGGCGTTCTGGTGAGCGGGGGTGAGCGTGGATGGCCTGTGCCGTGCCACGCTCCTTGCTGGTGATGCCGGTTTCCGGCGGGGAACTGACGTTCCCTCATCGAATGCGTGACCTTCATGGGCGGTGCTCGTTCCCCAGGGCGACGGGGTATTCGAGTCGGGCCGGGCGGGGGTGACGGGGTGGGTGAGCTGCGGAGCATCGCGGCGCCGTTCGTGGCGTCCGGCCCGTCCGGTGTGGCCGTCCGGACCCGGCTCAAGCAGCTGACGCCGGGTGATGAGACGGTGTTGCGTCTGGTGGGCGGGCATCTGGGGTCGCTGGCTTCAGGGGATCTCAAGGCGCGCTGCCGGGACGGCCTTGCGCACTCCGCTGAGGCGTGGGCGGTCCGCAAGCGGGAGCTGACACCTGCCTCGTCATCACGCTGGGCGGGCAGTATCACCAAGGCCACGCACGACCAGTGGGCACTGGCCCGCCGCTGCCAGTCGGCGCACATCCAGAACCTGGAAGCCGGCATCCGCACCATCGAGGCTCGGCTGGCACTGCCGGTCGGCCAGAAGGGGACGAAGAAGGCGCCGGGAGGTTACCGGTCACGGCGGGAGTGGCACGCGAAGGCGCGGCGCCTGCGGGTGCTTCAGGACCGGCTGGCCGCCGCGCGCGCCGACCGCGAGGCCGGGATCGTGCACATCGTGCGCGGCGGCAAACACCTGGCCCGCACCCGCCACCACCTCGACGAGGCCCGGCTCACGGAATCCGCGTGGCGTGGGCGGTGGGAGGCGGAGCGCTGGTTCTGCCAGGCCGACGGGGAGTCCGGCAAGCGCCACGGCAACGAGACCATCCGCGTCAGCCCCGACGGCGAGGTGAGCATCAAACTGCCCACGCCGCTCGTGTACCTGGCGAACGCCCCACACGGCCGGTACGTCCTGGCCTGCAAGGTCGCGTTCGCGCACCGGGGCGGTGACTGGGCGGACCGCGTCGCGGCGAACCGGGCGATCGCCTACCGCATCCACCTGGATACGGGCCGGGGCCGCTGGTATCTGACCGCGTCCTGGCAGATTCGGACCACCCCCGCCCTCCCGATCGAGGCGGCCCTCGCCCATGGCGTGATCGGCGTCGACATGAACGCCGACCACCTGGCCGCCTGGCGCCTGGATGTCCACGGCAACCCCACCGGCGCCCCTCGCCGCTTCTTCTACGACCTGACCGGTACCGCCGGACACCGGGACGCGCAGGTCCGCCACGCCCTCACCCGTCTCCTGCACTGGGCCCGCAGCTGTGGTGTGCAGGCGATCGCGGTGGAGGACCTGGACTTCGCTGCGGAGAAGACCCGGGAGAAGCACGGCCGCCGCACACGCTTCCGCAAGCTCATCTCCGGCATGCCCACCGGCAGACTCCGCGCCCGGCTGGCCTCGATGGCCGACCAGACAGGCATCGCGGTCATCGCGGTCGACCCGGCCTACACCAGCCGGTGGGGTGCCCAGCACTGGCAGAAGCCCCTCACCAGCACCACCCGTAAGACGACTCGCCATGAGGCTGCTGCCGTGGCGATCGGAAGGCGCGCCCAGGGACACCCGGTCCGGCGACGGACGGCACCGCCCCCACACGACCGGAGTGATCGTGCGGGGCATCGGACCGTCCAGGCCCGACCAGGTGTTGCCGGGCGTGAGGGACCCCGCCCCCGCATTCCCGGACCACGGACACGATCCGTGCCGCCCGGACGCGGAGCGAACGCGGGCAACCAGAACGCCCAACACCGTCCGGGGCGTTCGACTGAGCATGGGTTCTGGCAACAGGACTCACTCCCGCTCAGTCCCTAGGAACGGTTGCGCAGGTCCGCGTGCCAGCCGTCGCCCCTGTTCCGCCGCACGTCGACCGAGGTGCCGTCGGACCAGGTGACGCGCACTTCCTGGGTGGTGGGGGCGACCTGGTCGATGACCAGGCGCTTCGAGGCGCCGCCTGCGCCCTCGTCACCGGGGGGCAGGACTGCCGCGAACGGGGACGCGAGGGACGCGACGGAGCTTCGCCAGGCCCTTCGACGCGTTGCTCTTCACCGTCCCCACGGAACAACCCATCGCCTCGGCCGTCCGGCTCTCGCTGAGGTCCTCCCAGTAGCGAAGGACGACGGCTTCTCGCTGGCGCGGCGGCAGTTGTGACAGGGCCCTCAGCAGGGCACTGCGGTCGTCGGCCTGGGCGATGCGGTCACCGCTATCGGGGAGCTCGGGCACGAGGTCCGCGTCGCTCCGGGGCGCGAGGAACTCCTTGAGGCGTCTGCGGTGCCTGCGCGCGTGGGCGTTGATCATCACGCGCCGGACGTAGGTGTCCGGGTCGTCCGTCGCACCGACGCGGCGCCAGGCCACGTACACCTGC
This genomic stretch from Streptomyces deccanensis harbors:
- a CDS encoding MaoC/PaaZ C-terminal domain-containing protein; this encodes MPIDAAKALAADPRSAEIAWTRKDVLLYHLGIGAGTPATDPDELRYTLESRLHVLPSFATVAGAGSPDVIGGLNAPGVDVDLAKVLHGGQRVELRRPIPVEGRATATSRVAAVYDKGKAAVLVMRTEVADAEGPLWVNEAQIFVRGEGGWGGERGPSARQEPPTTAPDKEVERTVREDQALLYRLSGDWNPLHADPEFAGRAGFDRPILHGLCTYGMTLKAVVDTVLGGDVGRVRSYGTRFAGVVFPGETLRIRMWRADDRTVRVTVTAVERDDAPVLADTLVDHA
- a CDS encoding SigE family RNA polymerase sigma factor; its protein translation is MGDRKQARDARDEGFQSFLVGRWPRLMRTAFLLTGEQHAAEDLVQTTLEQVYVAWRRVGATDDPDTYVRRVMINAHARRHRRRLKEFLAPRSDADLVPELPDSGDRIAQADDRSALLRALSQLPPRQREAVVLRYWEDLSESRTAEAMGCSVGTVKSNASKGLAKLRRVPRVPVRGSPAPR
- a CDS encoding Zn-dependent alcohol dehydrogenase; translated protein: MRAAVLHEIGQDKLDVLDDVEAVGFGPGRVRIRVRATGLCHSDLSAMAGVLPQPGPFVPGHEGAGEVVEVGEGVGHLKPGDRVLVCWLPACGTCPACKRGQTHLCLAGFLNAGTPNFKRPAGDVFGFAGTGTFAEEVVVDAGCAVPIPDDVPFDIAALIGCGVTTGLGAALNTADVEAGSSVAVIGCGGVGISAIQGARLKGAAEIVAVDPVVSRREAALEFGATKAISPEELADAKQSVTGGEGFDYVFEVVGRSTTARTAYETTRRGGTLVVVGAGALDDFLQLSMFELFFDEKRILPSMYGGGDVLRSYERAIALWRAGRIDLAGLITHRVPLTDINEALDQMRTGVALRTCIEI